DNA from Acipenser ruthenus chromosome 23, fAciRut3.2 maternal haplotype, whole genome shotgun sequence:
CCTCAGATTCCCCTACATAGATTgatgaagaaataataataataataataataataataataataataataataataataataataataataataatttcagatgCACACTCAAATTCCCATTTGACTGAATGTATGCTACATATTTAATTtcctacagttttattttttagtctGCTTTTAAGACAGAGCAAAAGGAGCCATGATCTTAATGGATACTTATTACGGTACCTTTAAAACCATTATTAGGTAGTATTTGACATAGAATGCAGTGGCTTTCTACAATGCATTTATTGATTTATAACAGTTAACATATGCCCATTAACGAACCATGCACTTTATCACAACTTTCCTGCAGGTCAGCATCCAGGAATATTTCATTCATTTAGGTATTACTCATCCtaatgcgaaaaaaaaaaaaaagtcatgtgcATTTTAATGGCAGTGTTGtgacacatatacatacatacaccaaAAAATATCAAGCTTCTTATGTGTGGTACAGCTTGCAAGACATCTGCAGACAGACATGGTTTGCCAGTGAGTTGCTTGAttgtaacaattattatatttGAATTGCAGGTTCCTAACATGCGATTTAAATACCACGTCTGAAATATAAAACTAAAACTCAGATTACAAATTGCAATTTGCAGCTGTCGTTTATTGCAAATATGAATTGCATCTTCATTCTCTACAGTGTCTTGTGCAAGGCTTTAGGCTGCATGCCATGCAGTCGCAATCTGCACCGCCCATCCCCCGcatacacacacgtacacacacacagactcagcaGCAGGAAGGCTAGTAGAAACTCAGAGTTAGAGAACGATAGGCAGCATCAGTGGATTTAAACACACCcgaatgagagagagaaaaaacacatCATGGATGTTTCACTCAAATACCAGCATAATGGCACTTCGAGAAGGATATTTCTGTCAACAAGAACGTGGTGTGGTAACGTACTGCAGCACTTTTCATGTTGTGGAACGAGGAAAGATATTACAAGCTAAAAAGACGGAAagcttttttattgttgttaatcGTTCTGCGCTTGATTTAGAAAGCAATGTCTCCTGCAGGGATATGTAGCAGCAGACCGAAGCATGTGCAAGtttattgtatattgttgttttttggggGCCTAGCGACGGGGCAGATTCGGTATTCTATTCCCGAAGAATTGGAACAGGGGGCGTATGTTGGGGATATTGTGAAAGACCTGGGGCTAGATCTCGGGAGACTGCTCACCCGAAGCGTTAAAATAACCTCTACTAGCAACAGCAAGCAGTATCTGGACATTAATCTCAGCAACGGGAACTTGTTTGTTAATGACAGGATAGACAGAGAGACTCTCTGTGAACTCCGCAGCTTGTGCTTATTACATTTTGAGGTGGTCGTGGAAAACCCGTTGGAAGTTTACAATGTTGAAGTGGAAATATTAGACGTGAATGACAATGCGCCACGGTTCCCCAGAAACGAATACCGTTTGGAGATCACTGAATCAGCTTTGCCCGGTGCGCGTTTCCCAGTCGAGGGCGCACAGGATCCAGACGTGGGTTCAAATTCAATCCGTATGTACAGGCTCAGTCTGAATGAGCATTTCACCCTGGACTCAAACGCCCCCGCGGGGAACAGCAAACTTATCGAGCTGGTACTTAAGAAAGCACTCGACCGTGAGCAGAAGTCTCTTCATAAGTTAGTTTTAACAGCCGTTGACGGAGGCATGCCTGCGAGGACTGGCACAGCCACCATTGCAGTTCGTGTGTTAGACTCAAATGACAACGTCCCGGTATTCGATAAGTCTGTTTACAAAGTTAAACTGTTAGAAAATGCACCCAGGGGCATGCTGGTAATCAAGCTGAATGCGACCGATTTAGACGAAGGCTCCAATGGAGAGCTCATTTATTCTTTCAGTAGCTACACCCCAGGAAGAGTAAGGGAGATTTTTAGCATAGACCAAAACACAGGAGAAATAAGAGTTAATGGCACTGTGGATTATGAGGAAATCAACTCATATGAGATTTATGTGCAAGCCGTGGATAAGGGGGCATCTGCAGTGGCAGTGCATTGCAAAGTAATAGTGGAAATTATTGATGTTAATGACAATACCCCTGAGATAGTGTTATCCTCCCTTTCCACCCCAGTTCGTGAGGATGCAAGGCCAGGCACTGTGGTGGCTCTGGTCAGTGTGAGTGATAAAGATTCTGGAGCAAATAAACAGGTCACTCTTCAAATACCTTCAGGtattccatttaaaataaaatcttacaGGAATTACTACACATTAGTTACAGCTGGATTTTTAGACAGAGAGAAGGCAACTACCTACAATATAACATTCACAGCTATTGATTCTGGGACCCCGACTTTGTCATCGCAGAAAACTGTTCTGGTGGAAGTTTCAGATGTCAATGACAATCCTCCACGTTTTGAACAGACATCCTATTCAGTGTATATAGATGAGAACAATGCCCCAGGTTCTCCTTTATGTACTGTGAAAGCAATTGATCCAGACGTCAATGAAAATGCTATTGTATCATACTCTATCCTCAGTGCTAATATTCAGGACATACCTGTCACCTCATATGTTTCAATCAACTCAGACACTGGTATCATCTATGCTCTGCGTTCGTTTGACTATGAAAAGCTGAGGGAGTTTCAGTTTGAAGTTAAAGCACAAGATGCTGGTATTCCACCACTTAGCAGTATTGCTACAGTTTATGTGTATGTTGTGGATCAAAATGACAATGCACCTCAGGTCTTGTACCCCTCTTCAGGAAATGCAACAGAGATGGTTCCTAGAACAGCAAATGCAGGCCACCTGGTTACTAAAGTGATTGCTCTTGATGCAGATTCTGGCCAAAATGCATGGTTATTTTACCATTTACTGCAGGCAACAGATCCAACCCTTTTTAAAGTTAACCAGCATAACGGGGAAATCAGGATCACTCGCAAAATTGGAGAAGATAATTCTACGTCATTTAATTTAACAGTCCTAGTGAAGGACAGCGGACAGCCATCTCTGTCAGCCACAGCTACCATACACGTAGTTGTTGTAGACAGAGTTACAAGAATTATTCCTGACCCCAGAAGGCATGTAAAAAGCTCTAAAATCTACTCAAATGTGACACTCTATTTAATTATTGCTCTGAGCGCAatctgctttgtttttcttttgaccATAATTGTTTTGGCTGTCATCCGATGCCACAGGTACAGTGGAACCTGCTGTTTATGTCACGGTTTCACGAGGGAGAGACACAGTGTTGAAATGTACAAACAGGCCAACAATAATCTTGTAGTTGAGCGGGGCTTGAAGGTGCAGCCCCATTTTATAGAGGTGAAGGGAAACGGGTCCCTGTCTCAGACCTACTGCTACAAGGCCTGTCTCACTGCTGGCTCTGGAAGTGACACTTTTATGTTTTACGATACTGGCTGCCCAGCTAGAGCTGGACCCAGCGCTGCAGCATCTGACAGATACCTGACAGGGCAAAGTGGGCAGAGCCCGGGTTCTGCTTCAAATCGAAACTGTGTTTCAAAGGAGGTGAGGCTGTTCACAGTAATTAAGAGAGTGTCCGCTTTGTATTGCACAGTGCTTTGGATTTGACAGTACATTGGAAACATTGTTCATTTTCATGACAATACCCCTGAGGTGTTGCAGTCTCCTTCATGAGATATCAAATGTCCTTTTATATATGTGCAAATATTCTATTTAAAGAGATTcactttgttttagttttttttaactgtaaatgCACAAACCATATTATATATTGGTTGTTTTCATTTAGTAATCTCCCACCCTACAGTAATTGTACATAAGTtgtttaatatattgtaataatgggatgtatctgtatttattagccatccattccttcaTCACTAACTGCTTTGTGTCATTTACATGTGTAATATTACAGTTAGTCTCTGACTTTAGGAATTGCTTGAGATGAGCCCTTTGGCTTTATTTCTTATCTTGCTGCCAGGCAGATTTAAATGTTGGTATAGCCAGGGCCCTGGAAGAGATGGGGCTTGGTTTCTCAGTTAGGTTTGTTGAATGAATGGTTACAAAGTTCCTAAAACTATGTAAACTACAGCAATAGTTTCTATTGATAGGGAGGCAACAAGGAAACTATTCATCAGGTGTTCAGacaaagatgattattattacaaaatatttttacaatatctTTATAGGTTTGTAAGGGATTATAAATGGTGgtatttgtaatattttctaGAGCTGGCTGTTGGTAAAACTAATTTTATTTCCACATCAGAACATGAAATAAAAGCAGTTAACAGAAATACTTTATATATATGTacactgtttattttctgtgtcAAGAAATCCCTTGTGAGGAAGTCATGCCAAGTGATGTTTGGGAGTAATTTACAGTTATTTCGAGGTCTTGTCAGTTCATTGCCCTGAAGCAAGTAAAATGAAAGTTTTGAAGATAAGGCCATGCAAAACATCTGTTCACATCCAGAACCATTCAGTAGCAAAGTTA
Protein-coding regions in this window:
- the LOC117413251 gene encoding protocadherin alpha-C2-like isoform X1; the encoded protein is MSPAGICSSRPKHVQVYCILLFFGGLATGQIRYSIPEELEQGAYVGDIVKDLGLDLGRLLTRSVKITSTSNSKQYLDINLSNGNLFVNDRIDRETLCELRSLCLLHFEVVVENPLEVYNVEVEILDVNDNAPRFPRNEYRLEITESALPGARFPVEGAQDPDVGSNSIRMYRLSLNEHFTLDSNAPAGNSKLIELVLKKALDREQKSLHKLVLTAVDGGMPARTGTATIAVRVLDSNDNVPVFDKSVYKVKLLENAPRGMLVIKLNATDLDEGSNGELIYSFSSYTPGRVREIFSIDQNTGEIRVNGTVDYEEINSYEIYVQAVDKGASAVAVHCKVIVEIIDVNDNTPEIVLSSLSTPVREDARPGTVVALVSVSDKDSGANKQVTLQIPSGIPFKIKSYRNYYTLVTAGFLDREKATTYNITFTAIDSGTPTLSSQKTVLVEVSDVNDNPPRFEQTSYSVYIDENNAPGSPLCTVKAIDPDVNENAIVSYSILSANIQDIPVTSYVSINSDTGIIYALRSFDYEKLREFQFEVKAQDAGIPPLSSIATVYVYVVDQNDNAPQVLYPSSGNATEMVPRTANAGHLVTKVIALDADSGQNAWLFYHLLQATDPTLFKVNQHNGEIRITRKIGEDNSTSFNLTVLVKDSGQPSLSATATIHVVVVDRVTRIIPDPRRHVKSSKIYSNVTLYLIIALSAICFVFLLTIIVLAVIRCHRYSGTCCLCHGFTRERHSVEMYKQANNNLVVERGLKVQPHFIEVKGNGSLSQTYCYKACLTAGSGSDTFMFYDTGCPARAGPSAAASDRYLTGQSGQSPGSASNRNCVSKEPRQPNTDWRYSASLRAGMQSSVLMEESAVLQGAPVVHVQNWPTVSSATPEPDAGEVSPPVGAGINSNSWTFKYGPGNHHQQQQQQQQLLKPGEVPENFIIPGSPAIISIRQDQAGAVDGKGDFITFGKKEETKKKKKKKKGKADKKEKGGGNNDNSDH